One genomic region from Tachysurus fulvidraco isolate hzauxx_2018 chromosome 14, HZAU_PFXX_2.0, whole genome shotgun sequence encodes:
- the tmco1 gene encoding calcium load-activated calcium channel: MTTMFADTILIVFISVCTALLAEGITWVLVYRTDKYKRLKAEVEKQSKKLEKKKETITESAGRQQKKKIERQEEKLKNNNRDLSMVRMKSMFAIGFCFTALMGMFNSIFDGRVVAKLPFVPLSYIQGLSHRNLLGEDYTDCSFIFLYILCTMSIRQNIQKMLGLAPSRAATKQAGGFLGPPPQAAKFS, translated from the exons ATGACTACTATGTTCGCAGACACGATACTTATCGTCTTCATATCTGTTTGCACCGCGTTGCTGGCTGAAG GTATAACATGGGTGTTAGTTTACCGCACAGACAAGTACAAGAGGCTCAAAGCTGAAGtagaaaagcaaagcaaaaagc tggagaagaagaaagagacgATTACAGAGTCTGCTGGACGTCAACAGAAGAAAAAGATCG AAAGGCAAGAGGAGAAACTCAAGAACAACAACCGAGACCTGTCAATG GTCAGAATGAAGTCCATGTTTGCCATTGGTTTCTGCTTTACAGCATTAATGGGCATGTTCAATTCAAT cTTTGATGGGCGGGTTGTAGCAAAGCTACCGTTTGTTCCCTTGTCCTACATCCAAGGCCTTTCTCATCGCAATCTTCTGGGTGAAGATTACACTGACTGCTCTTTCATCTTCCTCTATATTCTGTGCACCATGTCTATTAGACAG AACATCCAGAAGATGCTGGGCTTGGCTCCATCTCGTGCAGCCACCAAACAAGCTGGAGGGTTTTTGGGACCCCCTCCACAAGCTGCCAAGTTCTCATAA